One region of Salvelinus sp. IW2-2015 linkage group LG1, ASM291031v2, whole genome shotgun sequence genomic DNA includes:
- the LOC111969416 gene encoding LOW QUALITY PROTEIN: protein rolling stone-like (The sequence of the model RefSeq protein was modified relative to this genomic sequence to represent the inferred CDS: inserted 2 bases in 1 codon; deleted 1 base in 1 codon) yields the protein MGLSWTQCWKEEFKEELSLTKLHFCFCTFRSELLLQPQWGIAPWVCLLYRVFMLFYTLIWCMYSGLLFSNPKWXFFSHLTYCLMVVYHLVASCNLACATVVVRCHCRDQRKTCSGGDQTRERGIGAEPLGPFPLPSLLFISPRLQWFLHSLMCAFCLAVSFLYWSLDYPMEHHPLSPFNLNMHVGNSAQALLDLLLSATPIYLAHYLYQLLIGCLYILFAVVYWLAGQTNLSGKPYIYKVLDFGGCRLVATLCVLCFVLVCFPLCHFLVWNVQLLRRQLAGRVRGERLGLCRGLVVGGAGGSVPVSLMDPFSSVLTPRRRGEVRGDGATQSLLSSTTSHFYSAVTVYL from the exons ATGGGTCTGAGCTGGACGCAATGCTGGAAAGAGGAGTTCAAGGAGGAGCTTTCCCTGACCAAACTCCAC TTTTGCTTTTGCACCTTTAGATCGGAGCTCCTGCTGCAGCCACAG TGGGGCATAGCCCCGTGGGTCTGTTTGCTCTACAGGGTCTTCATGTTGTTCTACACCCTGATTTGGTGTATGTACTCTGGCCTGCTGTTCTCCAATCCCAAGTG CTTCTTCAGCCACCTGACCTACTGCCTGATGGTCGTCTACCACCTGGTTGCTTCCTGTAACCTGGCCTGTGCCACAGTCGTAGTCAGGTGCCACTGCAGGGACCAAAGAAAGACCTGTTCTGGAG GGGACCAAACTAGAGAGCGTGGAATCGGAGCAGAGCCCTTGGGacctttccccctcccctctctcctcttcatctccccaAGACTGCAGTGGTTCCTCCACAGCCTGATGTGTGCCTTCTGCCTTGCTGTGTCCTTCCTCTACTGGAGCCTTGACTACCCCATGGAGCACCACCCTCTGTCCCCATTCAACCTCAACATGCACGTGGGAAATTCTGCCCAGGCCCTGCTGGACCTTCTCCTATCAGCAACGCCCATCTACCTGGCCCACTACCTCTATCAGCTCCTCATTGGCTGCCTTTACATCCTGTTTGCTGTGGTCTACTGGCTGGCAGGCCAAACCAACCTCAGTGGGAAGCCCTACATCTACAAGGTACTGGACTTTGGAGGGTGCCGCTTAGTGGCCACTCTGTGTGTGCTTTGCTTTGTTTTGGTCTGCTTTCCTCTCTGTCACTTCCTGGTGTGGAATGTGCAACTGCTGAGGAGGCAGCTGGCGGGCAGGGTAaggggagagaggctggggctgTGCAGAGGCTTGGTGGTGGGGGGAGCGGGCGGCTCGGTGCCGGTCTCCCTCATGGACCCGTTCTCCTCAGTGTTAACCcccaggaggaggggagaggtccGCGGCGATGGGGCCACTCAGTCCCTGCTCTCATCCACCACCAGTCATTTCTACAGTGCTGTCACTGTCTACCTCTGA